A DNA window from Impatiens glandulifera chromosome 7, dImpGla2.1, whole genome shotgun sequence contains the following coding sequences:
- the LOC124944608 gene encoding flowering locus K homology domain-like isoform X2 yields the protein MAENQPDIDENEIEEVPESTESEVKQEPEDNTVIEGTEKRWPGWPGESVFRMLVPVQKVGSIIGRKGEFIKKMCEETRARIKILDGPPGTSERAVMVSAKEEPHVSLPPAIDGLLRVHMRIVDGLDDDSSHALPAVGVKVSTRLLVPAAQAGSLIGKQGTTVKSIQEASSCIVRVLDDLPIFALQDDRIVEVVGEPSGVHKAIELIASHLRKFLVDKSITPLFEMQMQMANSQMDHHHNMGLPPPQSSSWGPAAGGGQHQGFPPAASSGYGANNHPHYLAAPSSRQHENYYPHAEMAPPLMEKQQPHQGISAYGREPLVGGGGVHTLSANNAHHTATSMITQVTQQMQIPLAYADAVIGTAGSSISYIRRASGATVAIQETRGVPGEMTVEMSGTASQVQAAQQLIQNFMAGAGAPTQGQAGGSIEQAGGYNNTSYSAAAVGGGHGSVYSSPPSSQGGYGGAAAGGGYGSSAAAAYGSNNYGY from the exons ATGGCAGAAAACCAACCAGACAttgatgaaaatgaaattgaagaagTTCCTGAAAGCACAGAGTCAGAGGTCAAACAAGAGCCAGAAGATAATACAGTTATTGAGGGAACTGAAAAGAGGTGGCCTGGATGGCCTGGAGAGAGTGTCTTCCGAATGCTGGTTCCTGTGCAGAAGGTAGGTAGTATAATTGGACGAAAAGGGGAGTTCATAAAGAAAATGTGCGAAGAAACAAGAGCCAGAATAAAAATTCTTGATGGTCCTCCTGGAACCTCTGAAAGAGCT gTTATGGTATCCGCAAAAGAAGAGCCTCATGTTTCTCTACCCCCTGCTATTGATGGACTTTTAAGAGTTCATATGCGCATAGTAGATGGATTGGATGATGATTCTTCTCATGCTCTACCAGCTGTGGGAGTCAAGGTATCTACTAGGCTGCTGGTACCTGCTGCTCAGGCAGGTAGCTTAATTGGAAAACAAGGAACAACTGTTAAATCAATTCAAGAAGCATCTAGTTGCATTGTTAGAGTGCTTG ATGACCTTCCAATTTTTGCTCTTCAAGACGATAGGATTGTTGAGGTTGTAGGGGAACCTTCTGGGGTGCACAAGGCAATTGAATTAATTGCTTCTCACCTACGAAAGTTTTTAGTTGATAAGAGTATCACTCCGCTTTTTGAAATGCAA ATGCAAATGGCGAATTCTCAGATGGATCATCATCACAACATGGGGCTTCCCCCTCCCCAGTCGTCATCATGGGGTCCAGCAGCAGGAGGAGGACAACATCAGGGCTTCCCCCCTGCTGCTAGTTCTGGATACGGAGCTAATAATCATCCTCATTACCTGGCAGCTCCAAGCAGCAGGCAGCATGAAAACTATTATCCACATGCAGAAATGGCTCCTCCTCTTATGGAGAAACAACAGCCTCATCAAGGTATATCTGCATATGGAAGAGAACCTCTAGTAGGCGGTGGTGGTGTCCATACTTTATCAGCTAATAATGCTCATCACACAGCCACATCAATGATCACACAg GTAACACAACAAATGCAAATACCATTAGCTTATGCTGATGCAGTTATTGGAACAGCGGGTTCAAGTATTAGCTACATTAGAAGAGCTAGTGGAGCAACAGTTGCTATACAAGAGACAAGAGGTGTTCCAGGTGAAATGACAGTTGAAATGAGTGGTACAGCTTCCCAGGTTCAGGCAGCTCAGCAGCTCATTCAG AACTTTATGGCGGGGGCTGGAGCACCGACACAGGGGCAGGCCGGTGGGTCAATTGAACAAGCAGGAGGATATAATAATACATCATATTCAGCTGCAGCTGTAGGAGGTGGGCATGGTTCAGTTTACTCATCACCACCTTCGAGTCAAGGAGGATATGGAGGTGCTGCTGCTGGAGGAGGATATGGCTCTTCTGCTGCAGCTGCTTATGGAAGCAACAACTATGGTTACTGA
- the LOC124944608 gene encoding flowering locus K homology domain-like isoform X1 has translation MAENQPDIDENEIEEVPESTESEVKQEPEDNTVIEGTEKRWPGWPGESVFRMLVPVQKVGSIIGRKGEFIKKMCEETRARIKILDGPPGTSERAVMVSAKEEPHVSLPPAIDGLLRVHMRIVDGLDDDSSHALPAVGVKVSTRLLVPAAQAGSLIGKQGTTVKSIQEASSCIVRVLDDLPIFALQDDRIVEVVGEPSGVHKAIELIASHLRKFLVDKSITPLFEMQMQMANSQMDHHHNMGLPPPQSSSWGPAAGGGQHQGFPPAASSGYGANNHPHYLAAPSSRQHENYYPHAEMAPPLMEKQQPHQGISAYGREPLVGGGGVHTLSANNAHHTATSMITQQVTQQMQIPLAYADAVIGTAGSSISYIRRASGATVAIQETRGVPGEMTVEMSGTASQVQAAQQLIQNFMAGAGAPTQGQAGGSIEQAGGYNNTSYSAAAVGGGHGSVYSSPPSSQGGYGGAAAGGGYGSSAAAAYGSNNYGY, from the exons ATGGCAGAAAACCAACCAGACAttgatgaaaatgaaattgaagaagTTCCTGAAAGCACAGAGTCAGAGGTCAAACAAGAGCCAGAAGATAATACAGTTATTGAGGGAACTGAAAAGAGGTGGCCTGGATGGCCTGGAGAGAGTGTCTTCCGAATGCTGGTTCCTGTGCAGAAGGTAGGTAGTATAATTGGACGAAAAGGGGAGTTCATAAAGAAAATGTGCGAAGAAACAAGAGCCAGAATAAAAATTCTTGATGGTCCTCCTGGAACCTCTGAAAGAGCT gTTATGGTATCCGCAAAAGAAGAGCCTCATGTTTCTCTACCCCCTGCTATTGATGGACTTTTAAGAGTTCATATGCGCATAGTAGATGGATTGGATGATGATTCTTCTCATGCTCTACCAGCTGTGGGAGTCAAGGTATCTACTAGGCTGCTGGTACCTGCTGCTCAGGCAGGTAGCTTAATTGGAAAACAAGGAACAACTGTTAAATCAATTCAAGAAGCATCTAGTTGCATTGTTAGAGTGCTTG ATGACCTTCCAATTTTTGCTCTTCAAGACGATAGGATTGTTGAGGTTGTAGGGGAACCTTCTGGGGTGCACAAGGCAATTGAATTAATTGCTTCTCACCTACGAAAGTTTTTAGTTGATAAGAGTATCACTCCGCTTTTTGAAATGCAA ATGCAAATGGCGAATTCTCAGATGGATCATCATCACAACATGGGGCTTCCCCCTCCCCAGTCGTCATCATGGGGTCCAGCAGCAGGAGGAGGACAACATCAGGGCTTCCCCCCTGCTGCTAGTTCTGGATACGGAGCTAATAATCATCCTCATTACCTGGCAGCTCCAAGCAGCAGGCAGCATGAAAACTATTATCCACATGCAGAAATGGCTCCTCCTCTTATGGAGAAACAACAGCCTCATCAAGGTATATCTGCATATGGAAGAGAACCTCTAGTAGGCGGTGGTGGTGTCCATACTTTATCAGCTAATAATGCTCATCACACAGCCACATCAATGATCACACAg CAGGTAACACAACAAATGCAAATACCATTAGCTTATGCTGATGCAGTTATTGGAACAGCGGGTTCAAGTATTAGCTACATTAGAAGAGCTAGTGGAGCAACAGTTGCTATACAAGAGACAAGAGGTGTTCCAGGTGAAATGACAGTTGAAATGAGTGGTACAGCTTCCCAGGTTCAGGCAGCTCAGCAGCTCATTCAG AACTTTATGGCGGGGGCTGGAGCACCGACACAGGGGCAGGCCGGTGGGTCAATTGAACAAGCAGGAGGATATAATAATACATCATATTCAGCTGCAGCTGTAGGAGGTGGGCATGGTTCAGTTTACTCATCACCACCTTCGAGTCAAGGAGGATATGGAGGTGCTGCTGCTGGAGGAGGATATGGCTCTTCTGCTGCAGCTGCTTATGGAAGCAACAACTATGGTTACTGA